One stretch of Kogia breviceps isolate mKogBre1 chromosome 18, mKogBre1 haplotype 1, whole genome shotgun sequence DNA includes these proteins:
- the CMTR2 gene encoding cap-specific mRNA (nucleoside-2'-O-)-methyltransferase 2, whose product MSKCRKLPLGSSPETFSPDVLADIFELFAKNFSYGKPLNNEWQLPDSSEIFTCDHTEFNVFLDLKNSLNEVKNLLSDKKLDEWHEHTAFTNKAGKIISHVRKSVNAELCTQAWCKFHEILCSFPLIPQEAFQNGKLNSLHLCEAPGAFIASLNHYLKSHRFPCDWSWVANTLNPYHEANDNLTMIMDDRLIANTLHCWYFGPDNTGDIMTLKYLTGLQNFISSVATVHLITADGSFDCQGNPGEQEALVSSLHYCEAVTALMTLGSGGSFVLKMFTLFEHCSINLMYLLNCSFDKVHVFKPATSKAGNSEVYVVCLCYKGREAIYPLLSKMVLNFGPEMTRKALFPHHMIPESFLKRHEECCVFFHKYQLETISENIRLFECMGKGEQAKLNSLRDYAVQYFMKKFQLKPLSRNNWLVKKSNIGCSTNTKWFGQRNRYFKTYNERKMLETLSWKDKVAKGYFNSWAEEHAAYHPGQSARLEGTASSLECHLWQILQGKKLPRVNCSPFCDCEILKALNEAIEKSLGGALNLDSKFRPKQQYCCSCHVFSEELVFSELFSLTKCLQDEQDVEPSNQVKCLLVGFPALQHVKIHIPLKVQLLESAELMTFSCSLLHDGDPAYQQLFLDCLLHSLQQLHTGDIMILPVLSCFTRFMAGLIFILHSCFRFITFSCPTSSEPLKTCAVLLCVGYQDLPNPVLQYLQNVNELLSALVNSDAPQQVLQFVPMEVLLKGTLLYFLCDLNATIAKRHLHLIIQGEREEISSSLQL is encoded by the coding sequence atgagTAAGTGCAGAAAGCTGCcactgggttcaagtcctgagaCATTCAGTCCAGATGTTCTTGCTGATATATTTGAACTCTTTGCCAAGAACTTTTCTTATGGTAAGCCACTTAATAATGAGTGGCAGTTACCAGATTCCAGTGAGATTTTCACCTGTGACCACACGGAATTCAATGTGTTTCTTGATTTGAAGAACTCCCTGAATGAAGTAAAAAACCTACTGAGTGATAAGAAATTGGATGAGTGGCATGAGCACACGGCTTTCACtaataaagctgggaaaataaTTTCTCATGTGAGAAAATCTGTGAACGCTGAACTTTGTACTCAAGCATGGTGTAAGTTTCATGAAATTTTATGTAGCTTTCCACTTATTCCACAGGAAGCTTTTCAGAATGGAAAACTGAATTCTCTACACCTTTGTGAAGCTCCTGGAGCTTTTATCGCTAGTCTCAATCACTACTTAAAGTCCCATCGATTCCCCTGTGATTGGAGTTGGGTGGCTAATACTTTGAATCCATAccatgaagcaaatgacaatctTACGATGATTATGGATGACCGACTTATTGCAAATACCTTGCATTGCTGGTACTTTGGTCCAGATAACACCGGCGATATCATGACCTTGAAATATCTGACTGGACTTCAGAATTTCATAAGCAGCGTGGCTACTGTTCACTTGATCACTGCAGATGGAAGTTTTGATTGCCAAGGAAACCCAGGTGAACAAGAAGCTTTAGTCTCTTCTTTGCATTACTGTGAAGCTGTCACTGCTCTGATGACTCTTGGAAGTGGTGGCTCTTTTGTTCTGAAGATGTTTACTTTGTTTGAACATTGTTCCATAAACCTGATGTACCTGCTGAACTGTTCTTTTGACAAAGTCCATGTTTTCAAACCTGCTACCAGCAAGGCAGGAAACTCAGAAGTCTATGTGGTATGTCTCTGTTATAAGGGAAGAGAGGCAATCTATCCTCTTTTATCTAAGATGGTGCTGAATTTTGGGCCTGAAATGACCAGGAAAGCTCTCTTTCCCCATCACATGATTCCCGAATCTTTTCTTAAAAGACATGAAGAATGTTGTGTGTTCTTTCATAAATACCAGCTAGAGACTATTTCTGAGAACATTCGTCTGTTTGAGTGCATGGGAAAAGGGGAACAAGCAAAGCTGAATAGTTTAAGGGACTACGCTGTTCAGTATTTCATGAAAAAGTTTCAATTGAAGCCTCTTTCCAGAAATAATTGGCTAGTGAAAAAATCTAATATTGGTTGTAGTACAAATACAAAATGGTTTGGGCAGaggaacagatattttaaaacctaCAATGAAAGGAAAATGCTGGAAACCCTTTCATGGAAAGATAAGGTGGCCAAAGGGTACTTTAATAGTTGGGCTGAAGAACATGCTGCATATCATCCTGGGCAAAGTGCTCGTTTAGAAGGGACAGCTTCCAGTCTTGAGTGTCACTTATGGCAGATTTTACAGGGAAAGAAACTGCCAAGGGTAAACTGTTCTCCTTTTTGTGATTGTGAAATTTTAAAGGCTCTTAATGAAGCAATTGAAAAGTCATTGGGAGGTGCCTTGAATTTGGATTCCAAGTTTAGGCCAAAACAGCAGTATTGTTGTTCTTGTCACGTTTTTTCTGAAGAATTGGTATTTTCTGAGTTGTTTAGCCTTACAAAATGCCTTCAGGATGAGCAGGATGTAGAACCCAGCAACCAAGTAAAGTGCCTGCTTGTGGGTTTTCCAGCTCTCCAACATGTCAAAATACATATACCATTGAAAGTTCAACTCTTGGAATCAGCTGAACTCATGACTTTTAGCTGTTCATTGCTTCATGATGGAGACCCAGCTTACCAGCAGTTATTTTTGGACTGCCTTCTACATTCATTGCAGCAGCTTCATACAGGAGATATTATGATTTTGCCTGTACTTTCTTGTTTTACAAGATTtatggctggtttgatcttcatACTCCACAGCTGTTTTAGATTCATCACGTTTTCTTGTCCCACATCTTCCGAGCCCCTGAAGACTTGTGCAGTCCTGCTTTGTGTTGGTTATCAAGACCTTCCAAACCCAGTTTTGCAGTATCTGCAGAACGTGAATGAATTGTTGAGCGCTTTGGTTAACTCCGATGCACCCCAGCAGGTTTTACAGTTTGTGCCAATGGAGGTGCTCCTTAAGGGCACactactttattttttgtgtgatcTGAATGCTACCATTGCTAAAAGGCATTTGCATTTGATTAttcaaggagagagagaagaaatcagCAGCAGCCTTCAGTTATGA